One Methanomicrobia archaeon genomic window carries:
- a CDS encoding uracil-DNA glycosylase family protein, which translates to MPETMNWKELQESIKRCTKCRAAGLSGVKCPDVRVPTVEPKNVKLLFISEAPPLNTLFYFYNENSKDRLRNRLFGILRDMGYEISTIKDFVDAGFFLLPTVKCPSARDGCNTAPSGRVIKLCAAQHLKREIACIRPDGICLLGRTALQGLSCLRDLGAVQVHDSVGLRGTVSEVAGSVLEVEISGKHNVALIPSYWPTQRHRKYHEIGEHIKLLMDAIGF; encoded by the coding sequence ATGCCTGAGACCATGAACTGGAAGGAGTTACAAGAGAGCATAAAACGATGTACGAAGTGCAGAGCGGCGGGGCTTTCCGGCGTCAAATGCCCTGACGTACGCGTGCCAACGGTAGAGCCGAAGAATGTTAAGCTCCTCTTTATCTCCGAAGCGCCGCCGCTGAATACCCTGTTCTACTTTTACAATGAGAATTCGAAAGATCGACTGCGAAACCGGCTATTCGGTATTTTACGCGACATGGGCTATGAGATCAGTACGATAAAGGATTTCGTCGACGCAGGCTTCTTTCTCCTACCTACGGTGAAGTGCCCCTCGGCGCGAGATGGATGCAACACAGCACCAAGTGGCCGAGTTATAAAGCTCTGTGCTGCACAGCACCTCAAACGAGAGATAGCCTGTATCAGGCCCGACGGTATTTGCCTGCTCGGAAGAACAGCGCTTCAGGGGCTGTCATGCCTGCGCGATCTGGGGGCCGTGCAGGTGCACGATTCCGTAGGCCTGCGTGGTACCGTATCCGAAGTGGCAGGAAGCGTGTTAGAGGTTGAGATTTCAGGTAAGCATAACGTCGCGTTGATTCCTTCGTACTGGCCCACGCAACGGCATCGTAAATATCACGAGATAGGCGAGCATATCAAGTTGCTGATGGATGCAATAGGATTTTAG
- a CDS encoding tRNA (cytidine(56)-2'-O)-methyltransferase, whose amino-acid sequence MEIVVLRVGHRLERDKRVTTHVGLVGRALGARGMLLTSEDKGVERSLNSVTKRWGGDFFVQTGVNWRDVMKTWKHEGGKVCHLTMYGENLPYVITEIRAAAEKEKARILVVVGAEKVPYEVYEAADWNIAVGNQPHSEIAALALFLDYLQQGNELKSEFEHAELEIVPTRKGKEVIARVNGE is encoded by the coding sequence ATGGAAATCGTCGTGTTGAGAGTGGGACACCGTTTGGAGCGCGATAAGCGGGTGACAACGCATGTCGGCTTAGTCGGACGCGCATTGGGCGCACGAGGCATGCTGCTCACCTCCGAGGACAAGGGCGTGGAGCGAAGTCTCAATAGCGTTACGAAACGCTGGGGCGGTGATTTCTTTGTTCAAACCGGTGTGAACTGGCGCGACGTGATGAAGACCTGGAAGCACGAAGGCGGAAAGGTATGTCATCTCACGATGTACGGTGAGAACCTTCCATACGTGATCACTGAGATACGCGCGGCTGCGGAAAAAGAGAAGGCGCGTATACTGGTGGTCGTCGGTGCGGAAAAGGTCCCTTATGAGGTTTACGAAGCTGCGGACTGGAACATAGCAGTGGGTAACCAGCCGCATTCGGAAATAGCCGCTTTGGCGCTGTTCCTTGATTACTTACAGCAAGGTAACGAACTTAAATCAGAATTCGAGCACGCTGAATTAGAAATAGTGCCAACGAGGAAAGGTAAAGAAGTGATTGCACGGGTAAATGGAGAATGA
- a CDS encoding CbbQ/NirQ/NorQ/GpvN family protein, with product MLERLDSIYENDSFEIKEEPFYLPQGNEIELFEAAHENKLPVMLKGPTGSGKTRLIEYMAWKLGRPLYTVACHDGLSGNDLTGRYIIKGDEVEWIDGPLLMAIKNGGIVYLDEIVEARKDTTVVIHPLTDYRRYLLVEKLGKIFYAPDDFMLVISYNPTYQSILKELKPSTRQRFVSINFGWPNEDLETQIVQQETGIEEETARRLVKAANKIRNLVQQGLEEGASTRELVYAGTLLKSGVPMRDALHSTLIEPLTHDSDLKRSIEEILKNYFTL from the coding sequence ATGTTAGAGCGATTGGACTCGATATACGAGAACGACAGCTTCGAAATAAAGGAGGAGCCGTTTTACTTACCGCAAGGTAATGAGATCGAACTGTTTGAAGCCGCGCATGAGAACAAACTACCCGTTATGCTGAAGGGGCCTACAGGCAGTGGTAAGACGAGATTGATTGAGTATATGGCCTGGAAGCTGGGTCGACCGCTCTATACAGTTGCCTGTCATGACGGGTTAAGCGGCAACGACTTAACGGGTCGGTATATCATCAAAGGTGACGAAGTCGAGTGGATTGATGGCCCGCTCCTTATGGCGATCAAGAATGGCGGAATCGTTTATTTGGACGAGATCGTGGAAGCGCGAAAGGACACCACGGTTGTCATTCACCCCTTGACCGATTACCGACGATATTTGCTGGTTGAGAAACTCGGGAAGATATTCTATGCTCCCGATGATTTCATGCTGGTCATCAGCTATAATCCCACGTACCAGAGCATTTTAAAAGAGTTGAAACCGAGCACGCGACAGCGGTTTGTCAGTATCAATTTCGGCTGGCCGAATGAGGACCTGGAAACGCAGATAGTGCAACAAGAGACGGGTATTGAAGAAGAGACCGCGAGAAGGCTGGTAAAAGCGGCGAATAAGATACGAAATCTCGTTCAACAAGGGCTCGAAGAAGGCGCTTCCACCCGGGAGCTTGTCTATGCTGGCACCTTGCTCAAGAGTGGCGTGCCCATGCGTGATGCGCTCCATTCAACCTTAATAGAGCCGTTAACGCACGATAGCGATCTAAAGAGGAGCATAGAAGAGATTCTCAAAAATTACTTTACTCTGTGA
- a CDS encoding VWA domain-containing protein, with translation MAGNSIKRIRGERRIKNLLRDDYEGAVLERLVSDLYPLLDSIGLDGLEEVAGLRNQIARYSGKTAVRVLDESPELVARLLTYGDKNLVMAVYGLCRQVARDTIFVAARLLDESPDIVERLLMQGDKERVMRVYGLCSEIAKDSWRIGARLLSMSPDLIDSVGYETLEKIAGLCSQVAQDHPAVAARLLELSPELLAKVGYEGFEEVAGLARQIAWEHREVAVSLIEMSPELLDRVGYENLEKIAALSSRVAAYSWKTAAQLLGTSPELIDRVGYEYLERVADFSIQVAQKDSFVAARLLELSPHLIDSVGYDCLAKIADLSRLVNEDDGFIAAKLLDDSPDLITRLLRYGDDKELVTGVYDLCCQVAEDYNWRTAVRLLTESPDLFKRLHEYGDKELVKAVFGLCTPVAGYSGITAVSLLEESPTLIGQVGIDGFEKVAAEATELATLGEGRATSFVRGESSEFAAFIEAHTQGLELRKVKPILAHYLNALLGYRIELAEAEEPSTDGMRIFLPERIQEFKEEGRNFTLYKVMATHEEAHLEYGSFDFELMNVPDVAGSIRARYGSERAQLNGTSELEQFYELFPEPALAKDLITVLEDYRINSRLHAEYPVLGEQIAAMNAHMVSKRPLLEDLATDKQRAVELIAQRLIAGRTKEHVPEHLEETLERALTISHKLSAPHVDIHETARVAADVYFQIDDSFQEPYQPVPPFSSPLDQSHVDQNVGNFGRTARKIQEKLDGHDSQNAPDSTQPQPLKQSQLSTEEQRVSEDTLKTLLRTLFKEKGIKPIEVESRIEALEPSEVKVYLSDLETVIRDENGLQREHGTFLYHEWGSDISDYRPNWTRVRERRLEGGSNAFYQSTFGKYKGLIKSIRREFQMLRPEGLVKLREQFDGNDIDLDAAVQYFIDKRLRLSPSERNYMRTEKRSRDIAVAFLVDVSGSTGGATIACEKEALIVMSEALEELGDAFAIYGFSGYGRDNVFFYTIKDFEDTYDRRVQTKISILTNEQSTRIAPAIRHTTTKLKGREENTKLIILLSDGKPLDHDYHGDYAIEDTRMALREAQRYGIKSFCITVDREAAAYLPRMYANSRWVVIDDVLKLPNKITRIYKLFTT, from the coding sequence ATGGCGGGGAACTCAATCAAGAGGATCCGTGGAGAGCGAAGAATAAAGAACCTACTGAGGGATGATTACGAAGGTGCAGTGCTCGAGCGACTCGTGAGTGACCTGTATCCATTACTTGATAGCATTGGTCTTGATGGCCTGGAAGAGGTCGCGGGCCTTCGTAATCAGATCGCCAGGTATAGCGGGAAGACCGCTGTACGGGTGCTTGATGAGAGTCCAGAGCTCGTTGCGCGATTACTAACGTACGGTGATAAGAACCTGGTGATGGCGGTTTATGGGCTCTGTCGTCAGGTCGCCCGGGATACTATATTCGTCGCTGCCCGGTTGCTTGATGAGAGCCCGGATATCGTTGAACGATTGCTCATGCAGGGCGATAAAGAACGGGTGATGAGGGTTTACGGGCTTTGTTCCGAGATCGCCAAAGATAGCTGGCGAATTGGCGCTCGACTGTTAAGCATGAGCCCGGATCTCATTGATAGCGTTGGATATGAGACTTTGGAGAAAATTGCGGGCCTTTGCAGTCAGGTTGCACAGGATCATCCTGCAGTTGCCGCGCGGTTGCTTGAGCTGAGTCCGGAACTCCTTGCCAAAGTCGGGTACGAAGGTTTCGAAGAGGTTGCGGGTCTTGCTCGTCAGATCGCCTGGGAGCATCGTGAAGTTGCCGTTAGTTTGATCGAGATGAGTCCGGAACTCCTTGATCGTGTTGGGTATGAGAATCTGGAGAAGATCGCGGCACTGAGCAGCCGTGTTGCCGCGTATAGCTGGAAAACGGCCGCGCAACTGCTTGGAACGAGTCCGGAGCTTATTGATCGTGTGGGTTATGAATATCTAGAGCGCGTAGCGGATTTCAGCATTCAGGTCGCCCAGAAGGACAGTTTCGTTGCCGCGCGGTTGCTTGAGCTGAGTCCTCATCTTATCGATAGCGTCGGTTATGATTGCCTGGCGAAGATTGCGGATCTGAGCAGGCTGGTCAACGAGGATGATGGTTTTATTGCTGCCAAATTACTTGATGATAGCCCTGATCTGATTACGAGATTGCTACGGTACGGCGATGATAAGGAGTTAGTTACGGGTGTTTACGATCTCTGCTGCCAGGTTGCCGAGGATTATAATTGGAGAACGGCTGTTCGGTTACTGACTGAAAGTCCTGACCTCTTCAAGCGATTGCACGAATACGGCGATAAAGAGTTAGTGAAGGCCGTTTTCGGCCTTTGCACTCCGGTGGCTGGGTATAGTGGGATTACCGCGGTCAGTTTGCTTGAGGAGAGCCCAACCCTCATTGGCCAGGTAGGCATTGACGGTTTTGAGAAGGTCGCAGCCGAAGCTACTGAGCTGGCAACGCTGGGCGAAGGAAGAGCAACGTCGTTCGTGCGGGGCGAGTCGTCGGAATTCGCCGCGTTTATCGAGGCACATACGCAGGGGCTCGAACTGAGGAAAGTAAAGCCCATTCTGGCACATTATCTGAACGCGTTATTGGGCTACCGGATCGAGCTTGCGGAAGCTGAGGAGCCTTCAACCGACGGCATGCGGATCTTTCTGCCGGAACGGATTCAGGAGTTCAAGGAGGAGGGGAGAAACTTCACGCTGTATAAGGTTATGGCGACGCACGAAGAAGCCCATCTGGAATACGGCAGCTTCGATTTCGAGCTTATGAATGTTCCGGACGTTGCCGGAAGCATAAGAGCGAGATATGGTAGTGAGCGTGCACAACTGAATGGGACAAGCGAGCTGGAACAGTTTTATGAACTCTTTCCAGAGCCCGCGTTAGCAAAGGACCTCATCACCGTGCTCGAGGATTATCGGATTAATTCGCGGCTGCACGCGGAATACCCGGTTCTTGGCGAGCAGATAGCGGCTATGAACGCGCATATGGTTTCGAAACGGCCTTTGCTCGAGGATTTAGCTACGGATAAGCAACGAGCGGTAGAACTCATAGCACAGCGACTCATTGCAGGTAGAACGAAAGAGCACGTTCCAGAGCATTTAGAAGAAACACTTGAGCGCGCGCTCACGATAAGCCACAAGTTATCCGCTCCGCATGTCGATATCCACGAGACTGCACGAGTTGCTGCTGACGTCTATTTCCAGATAGATGACTCGTTTCAGGAGCCGTATCAGCCAGTACCCCCGTTTTCATCTCCGTTAGATCAATCGCACGTCGACCAGAACGTCGGCAATTTCGGCAGGACCGCGCGAAAGATACAGGAAAAATTAGACGGTCACGATAGCCAGAATGCGCCGGATAGCACCCAACCGCAGCCCTTAAAACAGTCGCAGCTGTCGACTGAGGAGCAGCGCGTTTCCGAGGATACCTTAAAAACGCTGCTACGAACGCTGTTCAAGGAGAAAGGAATCAAGCCCATAGAGGTCGAGTCGCGAATTGAGGCGCTCGAGCCGAGCGAAGTGAAGGTTTATTTGAGCGATCTGGAGACGGTAATTCGGGATGAGAACGGGCTTCAGCGCGAGCACGGTACCTTTCTGTATCACGAGTGGGGCAGTGACATTAGCGATTATCGCCCGAACTGGACGCGTGTGCGGGAACGGCGGTTGGAGGGTGGCTCGAATGCATTTTATCAGAGCACGTTTGGGAAGTACAAGGGCCTGATAAAGAGCATTCGACGCGAGTTCCAGATGCTGCGGCCTGAGGGTCTGGTGAAACTGCGGGAGCAATTTGACGGGAATGACATCGACCTCGATGCCGCGGTACAGTATTTCATTGATAAACGGCTGAGGCTCTCGCCGTCCGAGCGGAACTATATGCGAACGGAGAAGAGGTCGCGCGACATCGCCGTGGCGTTCCTCGTTGACGTGAGCGGGAGCACGGGCGGCGCGACGATCGCGTGTGAGAAAGAGGCGTTGATCGTGATGTCGGAAGCCCTGGAGGAACTGGGCGATGCGTTCGCCATCTACGGCTTCTCGGGCTATGGCCGCGATAACGTGTTCTTTTACACCATTAAGGACTTCGAGGACACGTACGATCGGCGGGTGCAAACCAAGATCTCGATCCTGACGAACGAGCAATCGACACGGATCGCGCCGGCGATCAGGCACACGACGACGAAGTTGAAAGGTCGAGAGGAGAATACGAAACTGATTATTCTGCTGAGCGATGGTAAGCCGCTCGATCACGATTATCACGGCGATTACGCGATCGAGGATACGCGCATGGCGTTGCGGGAAGCGCAGCGATACGGGATCAAGTCGTTCTGCATTACCGTGGATCGCGAAGCGGCGGCGTATCTGCCGCGCATGTACGCGAACAGCCGCTGGGTCGTGATCGATGACGTGCTGAAGCTGCCGAATAAGATCACGCGGATCTACAAGCTGTTTACGACGTGA
- a CDS encoding radical SAM protein, translating into MKKIYIFFYLVFLELKRIVFGVKYFAEVDVTDNCNLRCKHCYHFFGKDDFKTKELPLEVWKKRFDELHKKGVRFILLVGGEPALRNDVLMLADKIFPFIYVTTNGTIKIPKEFNHRLFVSLDGTQERNDSIRGKGVFSKVMKNYSGDKRVVINMTITKDNYKELGDVVKIAKENYFRGVVCNIYTPTIGERNHLFIEKEKRKLIINELKRVKSEYPNHFLLTKSMIKWYEFPNHVGFCHWGDEVLHFDVSWNKRRCFANADCSNCGCLAGSVQNPLKLLRYPLVGVKLI; encoded by the coding sequence ATGAAAAAGATTTACATATTTTTTTATCTCGTTTTTCTCGAATTGAAGAGAATTGTTTTTGGAGTTAAGTATTTTGCCGAAGTTGATGTGACAGATAACTGTAACCTCAGGTGTAAACATTGCTATCATTTTTTTGGTAAAGACGATTTCAAAACAAAGGAATTGCCTCTTGAAGTCTGGAAAAAAAGATTCGACGAGCTTCACAAAAAAGGTGTAAGATTTATTCTTTTAGTTGGTGGAGAACCTGCGCTTAGGAATGATGTTCTTATGCTCGCAGATAAGATTTTTCCTTTCATTTATGTTACCACAAACGGGACAATAAAGATACCAAAAGAATTTAATCATCGATTGTTTGTTTCCTTGGATGGTACGCAGGAAAGAAACGATTCAATCAGAGGAAAAGGTGTTTTTTCAAAGGTAATGAAAAATTATTCGGGTGATAAACGTGTTGTTATCAATATGACAATAACAAAGGATAATTACAAAGAACTCGGAGATGTTGTCAAGATAGCAAAAGAAAATTATTTCCGTGGTGTTGTTTGCAATATTTATACCCCTACTATAGGTGAAAGAAATCACTTATTTATAGAAAAAGAAAAAAGAAAGCTAATCATTAATGAATTAAAACGAGTAAAATCAGAATATCCTAATCATTTTCTCTTGACTAAATCAATGATAAAATGGTATGAATTTCCAAATCATGTTGGATTTTGTCACTGGGGCGATGAAGTATTACATTTTGATGTTTCATGGAACAAAAGGAGGTGCTTTGCAAATGCGGACTGTTCCAATTGTGGGTGTCTCGCAGGTTCCGTTCAAAATCCTCTTAAATTGTTAAGATATCCACTAGTGGGTGTGAAATTGATATAA
- a CDS encoding TIR domain-containing protein: MSTPKVFISYSHDSRGHADRALALADRLREDGIDCILDQYEESPPEGWTMWMDRHIKNDDFVLMVCTEKYYRRVMGEEAPGEGLGVKWEGKLIYQHIYRADSTNTRFIPVLLAADQVSCIPTPLQDATYYRGDTEAGYETLYQRLTHQPATIKPELGKLRTLPPRERKQDFFQPKIMLAKLPTTGKNLFGREDELKMLDDAWIDPHTNILSLVAWGGVGKTALVNEWLNQLERDNYRGAECVYGWSFYSQGTREDKQASADTFFEDALAWFGYEGEPLKSPWEKGKELAQLIKQRRALLVLDGLEPLQYPPGEQEGVLRDQGLQALLKDLARFNPGLCVITTRYAIADLELFVDKSTKRIVLENLSPQAGRELLREAGVTKGTDKELESASIEYGGHTLALTLLGRYIAVRFGGEIRERDKIKKLTYEKDKQGKHARNVMHSYEIWLQGKPELDLLYIMGLFDRPVPQAAIEALKKKPVIKGLTANLQRLSDEDWDFTLQHLRDLRLLAEKDEHRPDIVDCHPLIREHFGEKLKAKNLKAWQEAHSRLYDYYKNVPEKELPDTLEEMEPLFAAVAHGCQAGKHQETEIEVFFNRIRRKNEGYTAHKLGAFGADLAALANFFETPWSKPASELSDEKKAVVLSWAGFCLRALGRLREAAQPMQAATEMVTKNKDWVNAASGAGTISELYLTMGDMSKAVEYARQSVDFADRSGDLFQRKGARIRLANSFTHTGDLSDALSVFLEAEQLHRKDEPNYPTMYSIAGFEFCDLLLSQGKYPELLERAKKTLELVTQEQWLLDIALDKLSLGWAYLLEMLLEDQRPSMSLRAKDYLNAAVAGLREAGIQDHQPRAFLARATLYRVQNEISLAWDDLDEAREIAERGGMELWLADYHLEAGRLCLEDRERKTEDAAGHLADAKRLVEETGYHRRDPEALLLEAQVCFATGDKGQAREWLEKAKKRFKEMGIRQWDFEVAELEEQLHG, translated from the coding sequence ATGAGCACGCCGAAGGTTTTCATCAGTTACAGTCATGATTCCCGGGGACATGCCGACCGGGCTCTGGCGTTAGCCGATCGTCTCCGGGAGGATGGCATTGACTGCATCCTTGACCAGTATGAAGAGTCACCGCCAGAGGGCTGGACCATGTGGATGGATCGGCACATCAAGAACGATGATTTTGTGCTGATGGTCTGCACTGAAAAGTACTATCGCCGCGTTATGGGAGAAGAAGCGCCGGGCGAAGGGCTGGGCGTGAAATGGGAAGGTAAATTGATCTATCAGCACATTTATCGTGCGGATTCGACCAACACTCGATTTATTCCAGTTTTGTTGGCTGCCGATCAGGTATCGTGTATCCCCACGCCCTTGCAGGATGCGACCTATTATCGTGGGGATACCGAAGCTGGTTATGAGACGCTGTACCAACGCCTTACCCACCAGCCTGCAACCATCAAACCTGAACTGGGTAAATTGCGTACACTGCCGCCACGAGAACGCAAACAGGATTTTTTCCAGCCCAAAATTATGCTCGCCAAACTCCCGACCACCGGCAAAAACCTCTTTGGTCGTGAAGACGAACTCAAGATGCTGGACGACGCCTGGATCGATCCTCACACGAATATCCTCAGCCTCGTCGCCTGGGGCGGTGTGGGCAAGACGGCGCTCGTGAACGAATGGCTGAACCAACTGGAACGAGACAATTACCGCGGCGCCGAGTGCGTTTATGGCTGGTCGTTTTACAGCCAGGGCACTCGGGAAGATAAACAGGCGTCTGCCGATACCTTCTTCGAGGATGCTCTGGCATGGTTCGGCTACGAGGGCGAACCGTTAAAATCCCCGTGGGAAAAAGGGAAAGAACTTGCGCAGTTAATCAAACAGCGCAGAGCACTCCTTGTCCTTGACGGGCTGGAGCCGCTGCAGTATCCGCCCGGAGAACAGGAAGGCGTCTTACGAGATCAAGGGTTACAGGCACTGCTCAAAGATTTGGCGCGATTTAATCCCGGGTTATGCGTAATCACCACGCGCTATGCGATAGCGGATCTTGAACTTTTTGTTGACAAATCGACCAAAAGAATCGTGCTCGAAAATCTTTCACCGCAAGCAGGTAGAGAGCTATTGCGGGAAGCAGGCGTGACAAAAGGAACGGATAAAGAATTGGAAAGCGCCTCCATAGAATACGGAGGACATACACTGGCGCTTACTTTACTGGGCAGATATATCGCTGTTCGGTTCGGCGGTGAAATACGAGAACGTGACAAGATTAAAAAACTGACGTACGAAAAAGATAAACAGGGCAAACATGCTCGAAATGTGATGCATTCCTATGAGATCTGGTTACAGGGAAAACCAGAACTCGACCTATTGTATATCATGGGTCTGTTTGATCGTCCCGTCCCGCAGGCAGCTATTGAAGCATTGAAAAAGAAACCCGTGATTAAAGGCTTGACCGCCAACTTGCAGCGGCTTTCGGATGAAGATTGGGATTTTACGCTCCAGCACTTGCGAGACCTGCGTCTACTTGCCGAAAAAGACGAACATCGTCCTGATATTGTGGACTGCCACCCGCTGATCCGTGAGCATTTTGGTGAAAAGCTGAAAGCTAAAAATCTAAAAGCCTGGCAGGAAGCGCATAGTCGACTGTACGACTATTACAAGAATGTGCCAGAGAAAGAATTGCCCGATACGCTGGAAGAGATGGAGCCGCTGTTTGCGGCAGTGGCGCATGGGTGTCAGGCGGGAAAACATCAAGAAACAGAAATTGAAGTGTTTTTTAATAGGATTAGAAGAAAAAATGAAGGATATACAGCACATAAACTTGGTGCTTTTGGTGCTGATTTAGCAGCCTTAGCAAATTTTTTTGAAACCCCTTGGAGTAAGCCAGCTTCCGAATTATCTGATGAAAAGAAAGCCGTTGTCCTGAGTTGGGCAGGCTTTTGTCTGCGGGCGTTAGGACGGCTGCGTGAGGCGGCGCAACCCATGCAGGCAGCTACTGAAATGGTAACCAAAAACAAAGATTGGGTAAATGCTGCATCTGGTGCAGGAACTATCAGCGAGCTCTATTTGACGATGGGTGACATGTCAAAGGCGGTAGAGTATGCCCGTCAGAGCGTGGACTTCGCCGATCGTAGCGGAGATTTGTTTCAAAGAAAAGGGGCAAGGATACGTCTCGCAAATTCATTTACTCATACGGGAGATTTATCAGATGCTTTGTCCGTGTTCTTAGAAGCAGAACAGTTGCATCGAAAAGATGAACCCAATTACCCGACTATGTATTCGATTGCGGGCTTTGAATTCTGCGATCTGCTGCTGAGCCAAGGGAAGTATCCTGAGTTGCTGGAGCGAGCGAAAAAGACGTTGGAATTGGTTACACAAGAACAGTGGCTTTTGGACATTGCGCTGGACAAACTCTCTTTGGGATGGGCGTATTTACTGGAAATGCTGCTAGAGGATCAGCGCCCTTCGATGTCGCTCAGGGCGAAAGACTACCTGAATGCAGCGGTGGCGGGCTTGCGGGAAGCCGGAATACAGGATCATCAACCTCGAGCCTTTTTAGCAAGAGCAACCTTGTATCGTGTCCAAAATGAAATTTCACTGGCGTGGGACGATCTGGATGAGGCACGGGAGATTGCGGAGCGGGGTGGAATGGAGCTGTGGCTGGCGGATTATCATCTGGAGGCGGGGCGGCTGTGCCTGGAAGACAGAGAAAGGAAGACGGAGGACGCAGCAGGGCATTTGGCTGATGCGAAACGATTGGTTGAGGAAACAGGCTATCACCGGCGTGATCCCGAGGCGCTCTTGCTGGAGGCGCAGGTTTGTTTCGCTACAGGAGATAAAGGACAAGCGCGGGAGTGGTTGGAGAAAGCGAAGAAACGGTTTAAAGAGATGGGGATTCGGCAGTGGGATTTTGAGGTGGCTGAGTTAGAAGAACAGTTGCACGGGTGA
- a CDS encoding tyrosine--tRNA ligase, which yields MKRLELNVEEIITKDEFVALLGSKSERQPRAYVGIEPSGNVHIGHLPFLNTLRELQRLGVHIIVLLADLHAYLNEKGNFEQIGETAEYNKRCFAASGLTDETEFVYGSDYQMEKEYTMNVLRLATITTEKRARRSMDEVSRSTEDRKVSQAIYPLMQAVDIAHLEVDIAVGGIDQRKIHMLARENLPKLGFKAPICIHTPLLIGLDGDKMSSSKQNFIAVDEPAESVKKKLVSAFCPPEIAEGNPVLQIYKHVIFPSPELSGEVTIERSEKYGGNVSYERYEELERDYVAGTLHPSDLKANAIRSLNEVLEPIRKLKQ from the coding sequence TTGAAGAGGTTAGAACTGAACGTAGAGGAGATAATAACGAAGGACGAATTCGTGGCGTTGTTGGGTTCAAAATCAGAGCGCCAGCCACGGGCGTACGTCGGTATTGAGCCGAGTGGCAACGTGCACATCGGGCATTTACCGTTCTTAAACACGTTGCGGGAGCTTCAACGTCTTGGCGTGCATATCATCGTGCTGCTCGCCGATCTGCATGCGTACCTGAATGAGAAGGGCAATTTCGAGCAGATTGGTGAGACTGCAGAGTACAACAAGCGCTGCTTTGCCGCCTCTGGCCTGACTGATGAGACGGAATTCGTTTATGGCTCTGATTATCAAATGGAAAAGGAATACACGATGAATGTCTTACGGCTGGCCACGATAACGACGGAGAAGCGAGCGCGACGGAGCATGGACGAGGTCTCGCGAAGCACGGAAGACCGGAAAGTCTCGCAAGCGATCTATCCACTGATGCAAGCGGTTGATATAGCTCATCTTGAGGTAGACATTGCCGTAGGCGGGATCGACCAACGGAAGATCCACATGCTTGCGCGGGAGAACCTTCCAAAGTTGGGGTTTAAAGCGCCTATTTGCATCCATACACCACTCTTAATCGGGTTAGACGGCGATAAGATGTCCTCATCCAAGCAGAATTTTATAGCCGTGGACGAGCCTGCGGAAAGTGTAAAAAAGAAGCTCGTGAGTGCGTTCTGTCCTCCTGAAATCGCAGAGGGCAATCCCGTGCTCCAGATCTATAAGCATGTGATATTTCCAAGCCCTGAGCTGAGTGGTGAGGTAACGATAGAGCGAAGCGAGAAATACGGCGGAAATGTCAGTTACGAGCGCTATGAAGAGCTCGAGCGCGATTATGTAGCGGGCACGTTACATCCCTCGGATTTGAAGGCAAATGCGATAAGATCGCTCAATGAGGTGCTGGAGCCTATTAGAAAGCTGAAGCAGTAG
- a CDS encoding Kae1-associated kinase Bud32, whose protein sequence is MNTVREAHAAREKEWFQCAEAIVEIEGDLVYKRRIEKQYRVNELDTRLRKERTKSEAKLISEARRKGVPTPIIFDVNEYVLVMERIDGVLAKEVITEPISERIGEFVGILHKNGIIHGDLTTSNIIVGGDDRIYFIDFGLAFIESNTEARGVDVHVFFQSLQGTHESHEELKTAFTKGYKRTFPQAAQVLKRAVEIERRGRYAER, encoded by the coding sequence ATGAATACTGTACGTGAGGCTCACGCTGCTAGGGAAAAGGAATGGTTCCAGTGCGCTGAAGCGATCGTCGAGATCGAAGGCGACCTCGTCTACAAGCGGAGAATAGAGAAGCAGTATCGGGTAAACGAGTTAGACACGCGACTGCGGAAGGAACGGACGAAGAGCGAAGCGAAGCTCATTTCGGAAGCGAGGCGAAAAGGCGTGCCCACACCTATCATCTTCGACGTTAACGAGTACGTACTGGTAATGGAGCGGATAGACGGAGTGCTCGCAAAAGAGGTGATTACGGAGCCTATAAGCGAGCGAATAGGCGAGTTCGTGGGCATTCTGCACAAGAACGGGATCATTCATGGCGATTTGACCACGTCCAATATCATCGTCGGCGGGGATGATCGCATCTACTTCATCGATTTCGGGCTGGCCTTTATCGAATCGAACACCGAAGCACGCGGCGTTGACGTTCACGTCTTTTTCCAAAGCCTTCAGGGCACGCACGAATCGCACGAGGAATTGAAAACGGCTTTTACAAAGGGCTACAAGCGCACGTTCCCACAGGCCGCGCAGGTGCTCAAACGAGCAGTGGAAATCGAACGCCGAGGCCGCTATGCTGAACGATAG